The window CTGCTATAATATCAATCGAGTAAGCTGACTCGAGTAATACTCATGCGAGCACCTACGCAGCAGGATGTCGCTCGCCGCGCAGGGGTCTCCCGCGCCACTGTCTCCTATATCCTCAACAACCGCGCTGACGGCAACGTTCGCATCAGCGAGCAGACCCGCCAGCGCGTGCTACAGGCGATCCGAGAGCTCGGATATCGGCCGAATGTGACGGCGCGCAGCTTGCGCACGCGTCGCACTCAGCTTCTGGCCATCATGGTGCCCGATCTGACCAACCCCTTCTACCCTCAGTTAATTCGCGGAGTCCAGGCCAGCGCCGATCAGCGAGATTATCAGCTCCTGGTGTATGACAGCAACGATAACCCTGCGCGTGAGCGCGCCTTCGTGGAGACGGTACTGCGCCGGCGCGTGGATGGCGTGATCCTGGTAACCTTTCACCTGAATGCGGATGATGTGGCGCAGCTTACGCAGGCTGGCATTCAGGTGGTCGCCATAGGTGGCCGGCTGCGCACGGCTGGTGTGGATGTAGTAGCCACGCGAGAGCGCCTGGCGGTTCATGAAGTCATCCGATACCTTGTGAGTCGGGGGCATCGGCGCATCGCCCATCTGGCTGGGCCGCTGGACACGCCGTCAGGGGAGGTACGCCTGCAAGGCTACCGGGAGGGGCTGGCCGAGGCTGGCATCCCGTACGATGAGTCGTTGGTGCGCTATGGGACCTTCCAGCGCGCAGGGGTGGCCGAGCTGGTTGCCTCTCTGTTTCCGAGCCCAGAGGTTAAGGACCGCCCAACAGCCCTCTTCGCCGCCAACGACGTCATGGCCATTGAAGCGATCCTTACCCTTACCCGTCGCGGCTGGCGCATTCCGGAGGACGTGGCCGTGTGCGGCTTCGACGATATCCCAGAGGCTGAGCTGATCACCCCATCGCTGACGACCGTTGGCCAGGACGCACAGGCTTTAGGGCAGCGGGCGGCAGAGTTGCTGTTAGAGCGGCTGAGCAGCCAAGAGCCGATCGAGGTGCGACATGTAAGCGTGCCATATCGTCTGGTGATCCGGGAGAGCGCATAAGCGCTCTCATCACTCTATCTCACTGAGGAGCCATCTATGCCATTTCCACCTGACTATGTCGAACGCGTCTACGCTGGTGTGCTGGGCAAGATCATCGGTGTCTATCTGGGTCGCCCCTTCGAGGGCTGGACTTACGACCGCATCATGGCCGAACTCGGCGAGATCCAGTATTATGTCCACGAGAGGCTCGAGAAGCCCCTGATCGTGACCGATGACGACATTACCGGTACCTTCACCTTCCTGCGTGCCCTGCCCGATTACGGCCACCCCCGCGATCTAACGCCTGCTCAAATCGGCCAGACTTGGCTCAACTATATCATCGAAGGACGCACGATTCTCTGGTGGGGCGGCCTGGGCAATTCTACGGAACATACCGCCTATCTGCGCCTTAAGCGCGGCATCCCAGCCCCTCGCAGTGGCTCCATCGAGCTCAACGGCAAGGTGGTGGCCGAGCAGATCGGCGCGCAGATCTTCATTGACGGCTGGGGGATGATCGCCCCTGGCGACCCAGAGTTGGCCGCCGATTTCGCCCGTCGCGCCGCCAGCGTCAGCCACGACGGCGAGGCTATCTACGGGGCTCAGGTGATCGCCGCTATGGAGGCTCAGGCCTTCGTCGAGCCCAATATACACAAGCTGCTCGATACGGCTACAGCCTTCATCCCCAAGGATTCCATCATCTACCGGTTAATCCAGGACGTGCGCGAGTGGCACCTTCAGGATGAGGACTGGCGCAAGACAAGAGAACGGATCGTCGCCCAGTACGGTTATGATCGGTACGGTGGCAACTGCCATATCATCCCCAATCATGCTCTGATCATCCTGGCCTTGCTCTATGGGCAAGATGATTTTCAGAAATCGCTTAGCATTGTCAATACCTGTGGCTGGGATACCGATTGCAATTCAGGCAATGTGGGATGCCTACTGGGGATCAAGAACGGGCTGGCCGGTATCGAGGCAGGTCCCGATTGGCGCGGCCCAGTGGCGGATCGGCTGTATCTTCCCACGGCGGATGGCGGCCGCGCCATCACGGATGCGGTGAGCGAAGCCTACCGGATCGTCAATATCGCCCGGGCGCTGGCTGGTGAAGAGCCCCTCATGCCCAAAGGAGGTGCCCGTTTTCACTTCGAGCTGCCCGGCTCTGTGCAGGGGTTCCAGCCGGAGGAGAGCCCCGAATGCAAAGGCACGGTGACGATCGAGAACGTCGCAGGATATAGCCGGCATGGCCAACGCAGCCTGGCCCTCCGCTATCGCCATCTAGCGCCCGGTCGGTTCGCCCGCGTGGCCACGGCCACCTTCATCCCGCCCGAAGCAGCCGACATGCCAGGCTATGGGCTGATCGCCTCGCCGACTTTGTACCCTGGC is drawn from Anaerolineae bacterium and contains these coding sequences:
- a CDS encoding LacI family transcriptional regulator; the protein is MRAPTQQDVARRAGVSRATVSYILNNRADGNVRISEQTRQRVLQAIRELGYRPNVTARSLRTRRTQLLAIMVPDLTNPFYPQLIRGVQASADQRDYQLLVYDSNDNPARERAFVETVLRRRVDGVILVTFHLNADDVAQLTQAGIQVVAIGGRLRTAGVDVVATRERLAVHEVIRYLVSRGHRRIAHLAGPLDTPSGEVRLQGYREGLAEAGIPYDESLVRYGTFQRAGVAELVASLFPSPEVKDRPTALFAANDVMAIEAILTLTRRGWRIPEDVAVCGFDDIPEAELITPSLTTVGQDAQALGQRAAELLLERLSSQEPIEVRHVSVPYRLVIRESA
- a CDS encoding ADP-ribosylglycohydrolase family protein, translating into MPFPPDYVERVYAGVLGKIIGVYLGRPFEGWTYDRIMAELGEIQYYVHERLEKPLIVTDDDITGTFTFLRALPDYGHPRDLTPAQIGQTWLNYIIEGRTILWWGGLGNSTEHTAYLRLKRGIPAPRSGSIELNGKVVAEQIGAQIFIDGWGMIAPGDPELAADFARRAASVSHDGEAIYGAQVIAAMEAQAFVEPNIHKLLDTATAFIPKDSIIYRLIQDVREWHLQDEDWRKTRERIVAQYGYDRYGGNCHIIPNHALIILALLYGQDDFQKSLSIVNTCGWDTDCNSGNVGCLLGIKNGLAGIEAGPDWRGPVADRLYLPTADGGRAITDAVSEAYRIVNIARALAGEEPLMPKGGARFHFELPGSVQGFQPEESPECKGTVTIENVAGYSRHGQRSLALRYRHLAPGRFARVATATFIPPEAADMPGYGLIASPTLYPGQTVRAGVIADRGNTTPITCRLYLRKYGANDELVRLYGPEAVLAPGSSHEFTWSIGDADGEPIAEIGIELRTETDSTSIRRADGTVYLDYLTWNGAPEVRLTRPAANNTMWRRAWVDGVDQFARFWPEPYRLVQNEGRGLLIQGTREWRDYRVTADVTPHMVKAAGIAARVQGMRRFYALLLCHDGKARLLKALDGDTILAEADFPWQFGETHELSLQVMGCRLQAWVDGRLLFDMEDGDRPLDGGGVALVCEEGRTATHIVTIQPV